The nucleotide sequence GCACGCTGACCCAGGAGCAATACACTGAAGCACTGGAACGGGTTAAACAAAAGCTTCAGGAAGTGACACAAGTTGCTCAATCACTGGGCAAAGAGATAGGCGGTCTCAATACTGAAATAACCCACAATAACGACAAACTAAAAACCACCGGTTCCGGCCTGGCAGGGGTCTTCAACCGAACCACCGCCGAACTCCATGCCCTGAGCGCACAGGCAGAAGATGCTTTTCTGGCCATGCAGGGTGCCACCCAAATTGACACCAGCGATACTTCTGACCAGTTAGGCCAGTTAAAACATCAGCTCAGAGAAGCGAAGGAAGAAGCGGGTCGGCTTGCTAATGTCACCAGCGGTTTTGATCCCACCGGGATTGGTAGCTGGTTGTCGGATACCGCAGCCAATGCCGCTTATGTGAAAGCGCAGTTTTTACAGCAGAAAGTCACGCTGGAGTCACTGCTTTCCGGTTATGAAGACGGAACTCTTACCGCCCAAAATCTCGCTTATGCCGGACGCTCTGCCGCACACTCTCTGGACTTGCTTAACCATCAAGACCTTGACCGCCTGACGGATGCCATTGATCAGGCTGAAGACAGTATGGAGCAGCTGGGCAACAGTACCCGCAGTACGCTGGACAGTATGCAGGACGAACTGGATCAGCTCCAGGGCAAGCAGGAGTCTATTGAAAGGCGACGCTTTGAGAGCCGGAACCGTGACCTACAAAGCCAGTTACAAGAAGCCCAACAGGAGGGAAGCGCTGAGTCAGTCAGCAATATTCAGCAAGCCCTTAGCCTCAATAACCAGATTTACAGCGAACGGCGCAGGCAAATCCAGCAGGACAAACTGGAAGAACGACAGCGGGAGTTTAAGAATCTGCCCGCCCCGCCACCGCCCAAAAGAGAGTGGCGCAGCAGTGAAAAAGTGATCCGATTGGAGTACCCGGGAGGTAATGTCAAAGTAGGCATCAATAGCAGTGATGAAGCGAAGTTTCTGGAAGCATTAAAGAATGCAGGATTGAGGTCAGTGTGATGACTCTGGATGATATAGAACTGCCGGATGATCTGTTGTGGGTCAACGAGTTTGACTGGAATCCGGTCGAACAGACAACAGAGCGAAGCCTGACCGGATCACTACTGGTTCAGGAGCAAAGCCTCAAGCATGGGAGACCGATTGAACTGTCCGGCAATGATGAGTCGGGCTGGGTGCCTCGGTCTACGGTAGAAGCCCTGCTACAGACCAGCCAGACACCGAATAAGGTCATGACGCTAACGCTTTCTGACAGCCGAACCTTTCCGGTTATTTTTGATCGACGCAATGGCTCACCGATTCAAGCCCGACAAGTGCTTCCTTTCGCTTACCCGGATGAAAATTATCAATACAGTCTCACTATTCGCTTATTAACAATTGATATTTCTGAATAAACGTTAATATTAAAAACTTCCAATATCAAATCTTCTTAAATAAATATTTCCTGACTTAAGCGGGTTTATGTGTTTATCAACCAGGCAGCAGAAGAAAAGGTTGTTGTAATATTCGTGGTATATGTACTTGCAATGAAGTTCTTTTTTTGGTTCAGCTTTAAAAGAATAGTGATTCTTTATTGAATCTGGATATTTGGTCATATAAATGTTGTAAGGATGCGAATTGAAGTGTTCGGTACTACCAATGAGTCCTTTAGCACTTATCCAATCAATAAAAGGCATTCCTTGTTGATACATTAAAAAGTTGCCTTTCTTATTGAGAAATTTTGATCCTGATTCAAATGAAACTACTGAATTTGAGTTTGCGGCATTAAATAGTATTTCAATATCCGACTTCCATTGATCAATAAAATAATCACACTCCTCAATTGTCAGAGCATGAGTGGCGATTGCCTGAAAAATAATGACTAGTAAGCATAATTTCAATTTCATGCAGGAAGGATAGACCATGGCTATCAACAACGACGATGTAAAGCTCTTCGAAAGCCAGCGCCTCAGTGACGAGGAAGACGGCGGTGGTCGGGCAACTGGCACCGAAGTCATCGACGGCAACGTCAACAACCTGTTTCAGGATATCTCAAGGATCGACCGAACTATTGGTGATGTGGCTTTGCGTAAAGCCTACGTGGGCATCAGCACCGATAATAACGATGCCTACCTTGGCAGCCATCTGATCCTGACCGAACCTCCGGTGTTTGTCAACAAAGTTGTCGCCTCATCTCACGCAGCTTACCTCAGTCGATCAGTGTCCGACCTGTCTGGATTCAACCAGACTTCACGGCTAAGGTTCCCGTCTCTTTTGTATGGTGGTTAGAACGTTGAAGTCTAACCACCGTTGACGAATTTACAGGCAAGCCCGGGATGAATTCGATGAGGAATTAAACTTCTCTGGGCGCTTCTCCCTTGCGGTTGATTACGGTGATGCTGTTTGCTTTTTCATTAAGGCCGTCTTTTATGTCCAGAATAAATTCCCAGGGATCGTTGAGATCGTAAAGAAGGCGGAGCTGATCTCCTGGGGTAGGCAGAAGATCTTTCAGGCTGGTGTCGTCAGCGTAATCATTGTAACGGGGTCTCAGAAGCGGGTCAGCCACCTTGTATATATCACCGTAAAAGTCTTCATAGACAAAATGGTACAGGTGCTGATGGCTGAATGAAAAAGCGCTCAAAACTGATTTTGCCAGTTTTTCAAAACTTGTGCCCAGGGGTACCATGAGAGTTCTCCGGCATTTGTAGGCGGGCATTGAGACATCAATGATATAGCTGTCTTTTAGTTCCGGCTTAACTGGAAGTAGAAGCTGTTTAATGTCATTTCGCCATTGTCGAACTACTTTCTGCATACCGTTAACTTCATAGAGTATGTCCTGACAACCAGAGGGCAGAAAAAGCCCTTGCAGATCAATGGATTTCTGGAAGGCATTAAACAGGGTGACACCCAGAGGAGAAAATTGCAGGTGACCGAGCTGATTGTTCTCTTGCCATCGAATATGGGCGAGGCCAAAAAGATTCAGCAGTGCAACGTTGTAAGCCCCCAGGCTGTGAGGCAGTATTTCAAGAGCTGTTTCTGAAATGGGCTCCTCAGTAAAGTCTGACGTTCTGAGAAAATTAGCGCCACTGCAGCCCAGTATGCAGTGGCTGCGGCCTGACAGTTCTTCACCAATAATGTCTGAGACACCTCTTGTTAGCCATGCGCCCAGCAGGCTGAAGTATTGTTCAACTGCTGTTAGCTGTTGCCACTGAGCTAACATATTTTCGTGGATGATGAGCTTGAATTTGTTGACTCCCACTACAATAACCCGCCCAAGTCCGGATGCTCGGACCAGCAGGTACAAACCTAATGTTGATGGATAATGGATGGTCAGAGGTCGCTTAAGTTCAGGCTTGTCGGGATTGGTTAATTCTTCATTCAGAAGTGCAGTCCATTTCTGGACAGGCTGCCGTTTGCCTTTACTCAGTGGAACCGGCTTTTCGATGAGCCGGTTCAGAAAACGATTGAAATCTTTGACTACAGAGCCCGGCTCCGAGTCTGTGAAAGCTTGAGACCGAATGATTTTCAGAGAATCGCTTGAGAGATCGATAAGTTTCATTTTACTTCAGTTAGCCCAGATAGGTTTCATAGGTTTCTGACAGGGTTTCATGGAACCCCCGGCCCATTTTCGAGGTCTTGTCTAACAGGTCACATAGCTGGTCATCGAATATTTGGACTAACCCCTCTTTTTTTATGAACTTGACAGCCCTGTCATGCATACTTTCCATGCTGCTGTAAAACGGCTCGTCAATCTCGCCATACTCTCTGGTACACCAGACTCCTGATTCAACAAAAGTTAGCATGATATCGGCAAGGCCTGTATTGGAACTGGAGACTTTTTTGTAATCTGAAATGGCTTTTTTGGCGACAGATGCCCGCATGCGCGGAAACTGTCGCCGTCCAGAAGGGATGTATTCATCCCTGACGATTTATTTGTACTTTTCCAGCACAGCAGAATCATCATCAAAGAAAGAGGCCTTTACTCCCTGCCTGCCTGATTTTTTCAGGATGTTGTTACCTTGTCTTGTAATGAGTGGCTGGTACTGGCTACGCTCAGCTCTTCTGAGGAAATCACATCTTTCACCGTCCTTTCACCCTCTGCGATTAACTTCTGAATTTCGCCACAAAAATACCGAACATTCTCAGAGCGAATTGTGTTCTGGTGATCCAGACGTTTTTGGAAACTAATCCTGTATTCTGGACGTATGTCATAGTCGGCGATCACGGCTGGTTTGAAATCCAGATCATCAAGCTTTAGCAAGTCGTGAATCGAAGCCCACTGGTCTTCCTCGCGCAATTTGAGCAGTGGGTTGATGATATAGTGACCCCGTTTTATGCGTTTAAAGAGTTTGCGGTTATAAGGTGAATCCCTTTCAACCTCATTACCGGATAGAATGCTGCTGATGTAAGACTGGCGTTTCCGTCGCTCAGGGAGGACAGAGTCCGGCAATTGCTGTACCCGTTCGGTAATTTCTTTGGCTGTGAATCCACAGTTGATACTCAAGACATTGCCGAGTGTTCGGTAAAACAGGGCGAACATCAGGTTGAGTATAAACAGACCCATCAGTTTTTTGTCGAGTTTGATCAGACGCCCTTCGGCCTGAATGGAAAGGCTGTCTGGCTCCAGTAATTGATAAATGTCAGGTAGTTTATTTTTAGCGTACTTTTCATCAAACAGTGCTATCTCTATAGCCAGTTGCAGCGCATTAAGTCCGTTGCTGCCGGTTTTATTCGGGTTTGCTCCCCGCTCAACCAGCTCTTTAACCAGTCCTGCATTGCCAATACGAGAGGCGACCATCAACGGTGTAAGGTTGAAAATTGTTCTGTGATCAATGCCGTACTGCTCGGTATCCCGCAACACTGAGCCAGGATTTTTTAAATCGTAGGTCATGTAGTGTTTACGGTACAGTTGGGTCAGTGACTTGCCTTCCGGTTGAGACGCAGCTTTTACGCCAGCTTTGACCAGGGCATTCAGGGTGGGGCGATGGTGATAAATAATGGCGTATTCCAGGGCCAGAATCCGCTTTTTCTTATTAGTACCAGTCAGGGCTTCTTCCCGCAGAGCGGTAAAGGCATTTTGATCGAGTACAGGCCAGGGCACAGGTTTCTGTTTAAGGATTCTGTCACGAATATCGTCAGCTTGTTCCTGCTTTCCCTGCAGTTCGAGTTTGCGTGCTTCTTTCTGCCATTCATCCAGACTGGAATCCTGTTTATCGAGGGAAAGGTCACTGCTGTGCCGATCCATATCCAGCAGACGAATCAGGGGGTGCTTCTGACGTTCTTCTACAAGGAATAAATTGCTGACAGCCCGGGTCATGGCCACATAAAGCGCATTGATATAGAACTTGTAGACTTCCAGGGATTTGTCGCTTTTATCCTTTGCACGAGCGTAGTTCAGGGTATCACCCTCAAGTGCTTTAGGGTCTACACCCGAAGCGATGTCCAGAAATGCTTTTTCCTCATCGCTGATAAAGTTGTAAAGGATGATGTTGTCATATTCCAGCCCTTTGGCTTCCTGAATTGAAAAGACCAAGGGCGTTTTGAACCATTTACTGGCTTTCGCTTTCTGGTCAGGGTGCATAACCAGCACAGCAAATTTGGTGGAGTGGGAGGTTTTTGTGTTCAGGTCTTTTTTGACTTTATCGCTGTCGTTCAGTAATTGCAGGCTTCCACGTTGCCCCCCAATACTGTCAACCAGGTAGTTACTCTCTTTATCGATAGAGCCAAAACGGGCATGTTTTAGCTTCAGGATACGATTGGCAATATGAGTGACGACCGGAGAGTTTCTGTAATTTGACTGCAATACCCGGACAACTTCACCATGACCGGTGAGTGTTTTCTGTTCAAAGAATAACGACT is from Endozoicomonas gorgoniicola and encodes:
- a CDS encoding UvrD-helicase domain-containing protein, with translation MNVLFYNDLNPRNIPGLAKVQKALEAGNFTQADVRKIDNNLYRARLNRSDRILFSLYRFQGEPYCLILEHVLNHAYEKSRFLSRGVVVDEDKIPVISNTDIAESKELVYLNTGSDRFNLLDKIISFDDAQQSVYKLPPPLVIIGSAGSGKTALTLEKMKQASGDVLYVSLSPFLVQNARNLYYANGYENENQEVDFLSFHEFIESIRVPDGNEIKLRDFSVWFQRHKGQSKLKDPHKLFEEFRGVLTGPSTESAWLSRSEYLKLGIKQSIYSEEERSGVYDLFEKYLSHLKLNQLYDTNIVSHEYLSKASARYDFIVVDEVQDITNIQLYLILKTLRNAGHFILCGDSNQIVHPNFFSWSKVKSLFFEQKTLTGHGEVVRVLQSNYRNSPVVTHIANRILKLKHARFGSIDKESNYLVDSIGGQRGSLQLLNDSDKVKKDLNTKTSHSTKFAVLVMHPDQKAKASKWFKTPLVFSIQEAKGLEYDNIILYNFISDEEKAFLDIASGVDPKALEGDTLNYARAKDKSDKSLEVYKFYINALYVAMTRAVSNLFLVEERQKHPLIRLLDMDRHSSDLSLDKQDSSLDEWQKEARKLELQGKQEQADDIRDRILKQKPVPWPVLDQNAFTALREEALTGTNKKKRILALEYAIIYHHRPTLNALVKAGVKAASQPEGKSLTQLYRKHYMTYDLKNPGSVLRDTEQYGIDHRTIFNLTPLMVASRIGNAGLVKELVERGANPNKTGSNGLNALQLAIEIALFDEKYAKNKLPDIYQLLEPDSLSIQAEGRLIKLDKKLMGLFILNLMFALFYRTLGNVLSINCGFTAKEITERVQQLPDSVLPERRKRQSYISSILSGNEVERDSPYNRKLFKRIKRGHYIINPLLKLREEDQWASIHDLLKLDDLDFKPAVIADYDIRPEYRISFQKRLDHQNTIRSENVRYFCGEIQKLIAEGERTVKDVISSEELSVASTSHSLQDKVTTS
- a CDS encoding plasmid pRiA4b ORF-3 family protein; the encoded protein is MKLIDLSSDSLKIIRSQAFTDSEPGSVVKDFNRFLNRLIEKPVPLSKGKRQPVQKWTALLNEELTNPDKPELKRPLTIHYPSTLGLYLLVRASGLGRVIVVGVNKFKLIIHENMLAQWQQLTAVEQYFSLLGAWLTRGVSDIIGEELSGRSHCILGCSGANFLRTSDFTEEPISETALEILPHSLGAYNVALLNLFGLAHIRWQENNQLGHLQFSPLGVTLFNAFQKSIDLQGLFLPSGCQDILYEVNGMQKVVRQWRNDIKQLLLPVKPELKDSYIIDVSMPAYKCRRTLMVPLGTSFEKLAKSVLSAFSFSHQHLYHFVYEDFYGDIYKVADPLLRPRYNDYADDTSLKDLLPTPGDQLRLLYDLNDPWEFILDIKDGLNEKANSITVINRKGEAPREV
- a CDS encoding DUF6155 family protein, which produces MVRDEYIPSGRRQFPRMRASVAKKAISDYKKVSSSNTGLADIMLTFVESGVWCTREYGEIDEPFYSSMESMHDRAVKFIKKEGLVQIFDDQLCDLLDKTSKMGRGFHETLSETYETYLG